In the genome of Leishmania mexicana MHOM/GT/2001/U1103 complete genome, chromosome 16, one region contains:
- a CDS encoding putative prohibitin encodes MSKLLQKVAIGAMAAGLSVYSCCFVVYPGEACILYNKISGLKDSVYGEGLQGRIIGLDEILRFNVRVRPRTLHTMTGTKDLQMVNVRLRVLFRPMADRLPQIYRTFGLDYDERILPSVSNEILKAVVAEYKAEELIQKRDAVSARIYQLMQEKVNQFGLIIEDLSLVDIQFGADFMTAVEQKQVAQQEAERYRYVVMENEQKRRAAVVRAEGEAESARLISEAIQKSGSGLLELRRIEAAVEVANQIVPMQNVTFVPKDANMLMNMSR; translated from the coding sequence ATGTCGAAGTTGCTGCAGAAGGTTGCCATCGGTGCGATGGCTGCCGGCCTTAGCGTGTACAGCTGCTGCTTTGTGGTTTACCCAGGTGAGGCGTGCATTCTATACAACAAGATCAGCGGACTGAAGGACTCCGTGTACGGCGAAGGCCTTCAGGGGCGCATCATCGGCCTGGACGAAATCTTGCGCTTCAACGTGCGGGTGCGCCCGCGCACGCTGCACACAATGACCGGGACAAAGGATCTGCAGATGGTGAacgtgcggctgcgcgtgcttTTCCGTCCCATGGCTGACCGCCTCCCGCAGATCTACCGCACCTTCGGTCTCGACTACGACGAGCGCATCCTGCCCTCTGTCAGCAACGAAATCCTGAAAGCGGTTGTGGCAGAGTACAAGGCGGAGGAGCTCATCCAAAAGCGCGACGCGGTCTCTGCGCGCATTTACCAGCTCATGCAGGAGAAGGTGAATCAGTTCGGTCTCATCATTGAAGACCTCTCGCTGGTCGACATCCAGTTTGGCGCTGACTTCatgacggcggtggagcagaaGCAGGTAGCCCAGCAGGAAGCAGAGCGCTACCGCTATGTCGTGATGGAGAATGAGCAGAagcgccgtgctgccgtgGTGCGCGCCGAGGGTGAGGCGGAGTCGGCGCGGCTCATTTCCGAGGCCATTCAGAAATCTGGGTCCGgcctgctggagctgcgccgcatcgaggcagcggtggaggtggccAACCAGATCGTGCCCATGCAGAACGTTACGTTCGTACCGAAGGACGCAAACATGCTGATGAACATGTCGAGGTGA